A genomic region of Haliotis asinina isolate JCU_RB_2024 chromosome 1, JCU_Hal_asi_v2, whole genome shotgun sequence contains the following coding sequences:
- the LOC137290527 gene encoding chondroitin sulfate synthase 1-like has protein sequence MGRRASTRMFRDFLCSLAVGFLTGFITSHTVFVVLWRRQEAACRLPGGWGRPRPSPTDPKPQCDSDIPTERLVFIGVMTARKYLKTRADAIYKAWGKHAPGRLVFFVGTGENYETSLPVIVLSDVADDAYPPQRKSFEMLRYMSSQHGHDFHWFMRLDDDVFVNTEHLRTFLNSINSSKHAYIGHPGVGKVDEKGHLGLRDDKPYCMGGPGVILSGPTLRKVAPHLLGCLNDTVTSHEDSELGRCVEKVTGLSCTIAREFDGMFSQSYNEETGAWTVGLKAEKQDAISFHPIKQPMYQFSLGIMLLAKTLRKKMKHMAVLAKEISYTKTSGLVSFDDPDVKNCWSSPCDVDNGEIWSCVNAYDVFSMDSPNLRTSILHRGRAFGLAEARHALGQFLKRERIRKRLRLSPISYQRVSPQSGFEHVLVTRYARAKYLIFRCQQKFDPIHFREIPARGKLS, from the exons ATGGGTAGACGGGCGTCAACCCGGATGTTCCGTGACTTCCTGTGCAGCCTCGCTGTCGGCTTCCTGACTGGATTCATCACAAGCCACACCGTCTTCGTCGTGTTATGGCGCAGGCAGGAGGCTGCGTGCAGGTTGCCTGGGGGTTGGGGAAGACCGCGTCCTTCACCCACAGACCCCAAGCCGCAATGTGATTCAGACATTCCTACAGAGAGACTTGTTTTCATCGGCGTAATGACTGCACGGAAGTATCTGAAAACACGTGCCGACGCCATTTATAAAGCATGGGGTAAACACGCTCCGGGTCGGCTTGTATTTTTCGTAGGTACGGGAGAGAATTATGAGACGTCGTTGCCAGTAATAGTGTTGAGCGACGTCGCCGACGACGCCTATCCGCCGCAGAGGAAGTCGTTCGAGATGCTCCGCTACATGTCCAGCCAACATGGTCACGACTTCCACTGGTTCATGAGACTTGACGACGATGTGTTTGTCAACACGGAACACCTTCGTACGTTCCTTAATTCCATTAACAGTTCCAAACACGCCTACATAGGTCATCCGGGCGTTGGAAAGGTGGATGAAAAGGGTCATCTAGGTCTCCGTGACGACAAACCTTACTGTATGGGTGGCCCGGGGGTCATACTTAGCGGGCCCACCCTTAGAAAAGTTGCACCTCATCTGCTTGGATGCCTGAACGACACAGTGACGTCACATGAAGACTCAGAACTTGGCAGGTGTGTGGAGAAAGTGACGGGTCTGTCATGTACAATCGCAAGAGAG TTCGATGGCATGTTTTCTCAAAGTTACAACGAAGAAACCGGAGCTTGGACAGTAGGCTTAAAAGCAGAGAAGCAAGACGCTATTTCCTTCCACCCTATAAAACAACCAATGTACCAATTCTCCCTTGGCATCATGCTTTTGGCAAAGACTTTACGGaagaaaatgaaacacatggccGTCCTAGCTAAAGAAATATCCTATACAAAAACATCCGGGCTAGTTTCTTTTGATGACCCTGATGTTAAAAACTGTTGGTCCAGTCCTTGTGACGTCGACAATGGGGAGATATGGTCCTGTGTGAACGCATACGACGTATTTTCAATGGATTCACCCAATCTCAGAACGTCCATATTGCACAGAGGAAGGGCCTTTGGTTTAGCGGAAGCTCGACACGCTTTGGGACAATTTTTGAAAAGGGAGAGAATTCGGAAACGACTTCGTCTTTCACCTATTTCATATCAGCGAGTGTCTCCACAAAGTGGCTTTGAACACGTGCTGGTCACTCGGTATGCCAGGGccaaatatttgatatttcgTTGCCAACAAAAATTTGACCCTATTCATTTTCGTGAAATACCCGCAAGGGGTAAGCTGTCCTGA